In one Fibrobacter sp. genomic region, the following are encoded:
- the mrdA gene encoding penicillin-binding protein 2, producing the protein MLDFSSENEIQQRKNLHVLIFLAGVVLLFVILLLRLFSLQYTHYDENLQRSDNNRIRKVELVAERGYIYDRNGVVLVRNRPSYQIALMASSLPRKKDQRDSVFSNLLKIRDKSGARLFDSLSVDTAFQRSRWIKNRPIRMLEDASPEQVAIVEEHSAELPGVVTLIESRRDYPYGTLASHVLGYTSEISEEQLKLPEFADYSQGDRVGQKGLEQGYDKEFRGKNGMKLVEVNASGREVGQVSGVEGTEPEPGLHLVSTIDLALQKVAEEAIPDSAKGALVALDPNTGEILAMVSSPRLDPNIFSLKRRERNKGWAQVALDSMRPLTNRAISGTYPPASIFKLVTSGAGLESGILSEYKYYPKACTGGYQYGSRYQKCWGVHGNLNVVNAIRLSCDVFFYQAGLDIDMARINEFGRRFGLGEQPLGIDIPGEKAGWLPDSVSFNARNKRLGWRWARGLILNLSIGQGQIVTPLQQAVLVGSLATNKGVYRPHFMKELRDSKGNVVRRYEPEIIRPGKMKPYTHRVLMNAMDSVVNHPGGTGKRGAIPGIRVGAKTGSGEWKKGEKTHAWYAAVAPLEKPEIAVAVIMEAAGGGGAVSGPIAKKVMMAFFEAKKELELAKEQEEAPEVETEAEENGQ; encoded by the coding sequence ATGCTTGATTTCTCATCGGAAAACGAAATTCAGCAAAGAAAAAATTTGCATGTCCTGATTTTTCTTGCAGGCGTTGTTTTGCTGTTTGTCATTTTGCTGCTTCGACTTTTCTCGTTGCAGTATACCCATTACGATGAGAACCTTCAGCGTTCGGATAACAACCGAATCCGTAAGGTGGAACTTGTGGCTGAACGTGGCTACATTTACGACCGTAATGGTGTCGTGCTGGTTCGCAATCGTCCGTCTTATCAGATTGCGCTTATGGCATCTAGCCTCCCGCGAAAAAAAGATCAACGTGATTCTGTCTTTAGCAACTTGCTGAAAATCCGCGACAAGAGCGGTGCTCGTCTTTTCGATTCTCTTTCTGTGGATACTGCCTTCCAGCGTTCCCGTTGGATTAAGAACCGCCCCATTCGTATGCTGGAAGATGCGTCCCCGGAACAGGTGGCCATTGTTGAAGAACATTCTGCAGAACTTCCTGGCGTGGTGACTTTGATTGAATCCCGCCGTGACTATCCTTATGGAACTTTGGCTTCCCATGTCCTTGGCTATACAAGCGAAATTTCCGAAGAACAGCTGAAGCTTCCTGAGTTTGCGGACTATTCCCAAGGTGATCGTGTTGGCCAGAAGGGACTGGAACAAGGTTACGACAAGGAGTTCCGCGGCAAGAACGGTATGAAGCTTGTGGAAGTGAATGCTTCCGGTCGTGAAGTGGGCCAGGTCTCTGGCGTTGAAGGTACTGAACCGGAGCCGGGCTTGCATCTTGTTTCTACCATCGATTTGGCTTTGCAGAAAGTTGCGGAAGAAGCTATTCCTGACAGTGCCAAGGGTGCCCTGGTGGCCCTTGATCCTAACACGGGTGAAATACTTGCCATGGTAAGTTCTCCCCGTTTGGACCCGAACATTTTCTCTCTGAAGCGTCGCGAACGTAATAAGGGTTGGGCCCAGGTTGCTCTTGATTCCATGCGTCCGTTGACGAACCGCGCAATTTCCGGTACCTATCCGCCGGCATCGATTTTCAAACTGGTCACGTCCGGCGCTGGTCTTGAAAGCGGAATCCTTTCTGAATACAAGTATTACCCGAAGGCTTGTACTGGAGGCTATCAGTATGGCTCTCGTTATCAGAAGTGCTGGGGTGTTCACGGCAACTTGAACGTGGTGAACGCAATCCGCCTTTCCTGTGACGTGTTCTTCTATCAGGCAGGCCTTGATATCGACATGGCTCGCATCAATGAATTCGGCCGTCGTTTTGGCCTTGGGGAACAGCCCCTCGGTATTGACATTCCCGGTGAAAAGGCGGGTTGGCTTCCGGATTCCGTTTCTTTCAACGCCCGCAACAAACGCCTTGGATGGCGTTGGGCACGTGGTCTGATTTTGAACTTGTCCATTGGCCAGGGCCAGATCGTGACTCCGCTCCAGCAGGCTGTCCTTGTGGGTTCCCTTGCTACAAACAAGGGTGTTTATCGTCCCCACTTCATGAAGGAACTTCGCGATTCCAAGGGCAACGTGGTTCGCCGCTATGAACCGGAAATTATCCGCCCGGGAAAAATGAAACCTTACACTCACCGCGTGCTGATGAATGCCATGGATTCCGTGGTTAACCATCCGGGTGGAACAGGTAAGCGTGGCGCCATTCCTGGAATTCGTGTAGGTGCAAAGACTGGTTCCGGCGAATGGAAGAAGGGCGAGAAGACCCATGCATGGTATGCTGCAGTTGCTCCTCTGGAGAAGCCTGAAATTGCCGTGGCTGTCATCATGGAAGCTGCAGGTGGTGGCGGTGCCGTTTCCGGCCCCATTGCCAAGAAGGTGATGATGGCTTTCTTTGAAGCCAAGAAGGAACTGGAACTTGCTAAGGAACAGGAGGAAGCTCCTGAGGTAGAAACAGAAGCTGAGGAGAATGGACAATGA
- the rodA gene encoding rod shape-determining protein RodA — protein sequence MSSGKFVAHSLKFDWFFILLVLTLMACGVTLVYSATVSDEIPVFDTFWFKQIVYFLCGLGMAFALIFVRIDWLKRVAVPFYAVSLVLLVVVLFFAGDVVKGAGRWIDLGIFKLQPSEFAKIAYLLVISYWLSRHPVSLFKIKTFAVPFVLFIVPFALVLKQPDLSTALVFIAVTMVAFFFAGLTVADMFLIVSPVCSVLFSHSQSLEYEVLWGLLICAVVFTLVRRHLPKYLNAIFLFANILAGYASSMVWNMLEPHQQKRVNTFLDPMSDPLGDGYQVLQSMTAIGSGGLQGKGFGNGTQTNLAFLPEEHTDFIFSVLGEQFGFAGCAVVLVLYALFLWRATSICKLTSDSFVTLMVMGASTIFLFHILVNIAMTIGLMPVTGLPLPFLSYGGSFALTCSVLVGFLFCLRYQSSRRL from the coding sequence ATGAGCTCGGGAAAGTTCGTAGCACATTCCTTGAAGTTTGACTGGTTCTTCATCTTGTTGGTGCTGACCTTGATGGCCTGTGGCGTTACCTTGGTGTACTCGGCTACGGTGTCCGATGAAATACCTGTGTTTGATACCTTCTGGTTCAAGCAGATTGTGTATTTCCTCTGCGGTCTGGGCATGGCTTTTGCCTTGATTTTTGTCCGTATCGATTGGTTGAAACGTGTGGCGGTTCCGTTTTATGCGGTATCTCTCGTGCTGCTTGTTGTTGTGCTGTTCTTTGCGGGCGATGTGGTGAAGGGTGCTGGCCGTTGGATTGACCTTGGTATATTCAAACTGCAGCCATCCGAATTTGCGAAGATTGCCTACTTGCTGGTGATTTCCTACTGGCTGTCCAGACATCCTGTCAGTTTGTTTAAAATAAAGACTTTTGCCGTACCCTTTGTTCTGTTCATTGTTCCCTTTGCCTTGGTGTTGAAGCAGCCTGACCTGAGTACCGCCTTGGTGTTCATTGCAGTGACCATGGTTGCCTTCTTCTTTGCAGGCCTGACTGTGGCCGATATGTTCCTGATTGTGAGCCCGGTATGTTCCGTGTTGTTCTCCCATTCACAGTCACTGGAATATGAAGTGCTGTGGGGGCTTTTGATTTGTGCGGTGGTGTTCACCTTGGTTCGACGCCATTTGCCGAAGTATCTCAATGCTATTTTCCTGTTTGCGAACATTCTTGCGGGATATGCCAGCTCCATGGTGTGGAATATGCTGGAGCCTCATCAGCAGAAGCGAGTGAACACCTTCCTTGATCCCATGAGCGACCCTCTGGGTGATGGCTATCAGGTGCTGCAGTCCATGACCGCAATTGGTAGCGGTGGCCTCCAGGGCAAGGGCTTTGGAAACGGAACCCAGACGAATCTTGCGTTCCTTCCGGAAGAACATACCGACTTTATTTTCAGCGTGCTTGGTGAACAGTTTGGCTTTGCGGGCTGTGCCGTGGTTCTCGTACTTTACGCCTTGTTCCTGTGGCGTGCGACTTCCATCTGCAAGTTGACTAGCGATTCCTTCGTGACCTTGATGGTCATGGGTGCATCTACGATTTTCCTGTTCCACATCCTGGTGAACATTGCCATGACTATCGGCCTTATGCCTGTGACAGGCTTGCCGCTGCCGTTCCTCTCTTACGGTGGATCGTTTGCCTTGACTTGTTCAGTGCTGGTGGGCTTCCTGTTCTGCTTGCGCTATCAGAGTAGTCGTCGCCTTTAA
- a CDS encoding ComF family protein: MSIENTFFLTMDLVQTFEKFVFGMECLGCGAPNVRLDPWLCPACMAELGRLSKASQFPEADVYCLFPMRQLTRRLIHCLKYKTVPGMAMYLVRRSSAVEGGEIGLLFAELPRPLFFVPVPLHRARYRERGYNQAEKIAAALATVTGGKVCRWLRRRKFVVSQTKLSREERELNVAGAFAANLPKELPRHGTVVVVDDVFTTGATTKSCLGAFGSNFPLPLRVCTLLFEEPVTAVVDFAADCRKSWDDC; this comes from the coding sequence GTGTCTATAGAAAACACGTTTTTTTTGACTATGGACCTGGTACAAACTTTTGAGAAATTTGTTTTTGGCATGGAGTGCCTCGGTTGCGGTGCTCCTAATGTTCGGCTTGATCCTTGGCTGTGCCCCGCCTGTATGGCTGAACTGGGCCGGCTTTCCAAGGCGTCGCAGTTTCCTGAAGCGGATGTGTACTGTCTGTTTCCGATGCGACAATTGACGCGTCGGTTGATTCATTGCCTGAAGTACAAAACCGTTCCGGGAATGGCCATGTACCTGGTGCGGCGATCGTCGGCGGTAGAAGGCGGGGAAATTGGTCTTCTGTTTGCGGAACTTCCTCGTCCGTTGTTTTTCGTGCCGGTTCCTTTGCACAGGGCCCGCTATCGTGAGCGTGGCTATAACCAGGCGGAGAAAATTGCTGCGGCCTTGGCGACGGTGACGGGCGGTAAGGTTTGCCGTTGGCTTAGACGAAGAAAGTTTGTCGTGTCGCAGACGAAGCTTTCCAGGGAAGAGCGCGAACTGAATGTGGCGGGAGCCTTTGCGGCGAACCTTCCAAAGGAACTGCCCCGGCATGGCACGGTTGTCGTGGTGGACGATGTATTTACCACGGGGGCGACCACCAAATCCTGTCTGGGGGCGTTTGGCTCGAATTTCCCATTGCCGTTGAGGGTATGTACCCTTTTGTTCGAGGAACCTGTGACTGCGGTGGTCGATTTTGCCGCAGATTGTCGTAAATCATGGGATGATTGCTAA
- a CDS encoding HD domain-containing protein yields the protein MNVNTSSQDMESRKILELLFSYMPKIAAERKMDNLLVLMADLGRSIVSADRCSLWLVDEDEGELWTKVAHGVDELRIPLTAGFVGYSVKTGESLLIEDAYQDPRFDRRSDEKTLYRTTSVMTVPLMDSQGLVMGVFQAINKKGDSAVFSKEDLERLRLTAVYSAKTVESAMLTAELEATQREIIHILGEVSEYRSQETGDHIQRVAEISYKLAKYLGLPAEDVENIRLATPMHDLGKIGIPDAVLNKPGRFTDQEYAIMKTHSELGYNMLCNSKRKLLRFAASVARSHHERWDGKGYPLGLKGEDIPYAGRICAVADVLDALASPRCYKRPWPEARVKEEFINQRGAQFQPEIVDVLLEHWDELFACYRDIHEEDASSLDEFLR from the coding sequence ATGAACGTAAACACAAGTTCACAAGACATGGAATCCAGGAAGATCCTGGAGCTTCTGTTCTCTTACATGCCGAAAATTGCGGCAGAACGTAAGATGGACAACTTGCTGGTCCTGATGGCAGATCTGGGCCGTTCCATCGTGTCTGCTGATCGCTGCTCCTTGTGGCTTGTGGACGAGGACGAAGGCGAACTATGGACCAAGGTCGCCCATGGTGTCGATGAACTCCGTATTCCTCTGACTGCCGGCTTTGTGGGTTATTCCGTAAAGACTGGCGAATCCCTTTTGATTGAAGACGCCTACCAAGACCCCAGGTTTGACCGCCGTAGCGACGAGAAGACCTTGTACCGCACCACGTCCGTGATGACGGTGCCGTTGATGGACTCCCAGGGCCTGGTGATGGGTGTGTTTCAGGCGATTAACAAGAAGGGCGACTCTGCCGTGTTCTCCAAGGAAGACTTGGAACGCCTGCGCCTTACTGCCGTGTATTCCGCAAAGACCGTGGAATCCGCCATGTTGACCGCGGAACTTGAAGCTACCCAGCGTGAAATCATTCATATTCTCGGTGAAGTGTCTGAATACCGCAGCCAGGAGACTGGCGACCATATTCAGCGCGTGGCTGAAATTTCGTACAAACTAGCGAAATACCTCGGACTTCCTGCGGAGGACGTGGAGAATATCCGCCTCGCAACGCCGATGCACGACCTGGGCAAGATCGGTATTCCCGATGCTGTGCTTAACAAACCGGGCCGATTCACTGACCAGGAATATGCAATCATGAAGACCCATTCGGAATTGGGCTACAACATGCTTTGCAATTCCAAACGCAAGTTGCTGCGCTTTGCCGCAAGTGTTGCCCGCTCCCATCATGAACGCTGGGACGGCAAGGGCTACCCGCTGGGCCTTAAGGGCGAGGATATCCCGTACGCAGGCCGTATCTGCGCTGTGGCCGATGTGCTTGACGCCTTGGCCAGCCCGCGCTGCTACAAGCGTCCGTGGCCCGAAGCCCGCGTCAAGGAAGAATTCATCAATCAGCGCGGAGCCCAGTTCCAGCCGGAGATCGTGGACGTTCTCCTTGAACATTGGGATGAATTGTTTGCCTGCTACCGTGACATTCACGAAGAAGACGCTTCATCATTGGATGAATTCCTTCGCTAG
- a CDS encoding CotH kinase family protein, with protein sequence MFFKKIANVAALGCLGLCLFGLAGCLIDEEASMNSGSTGSTDAPVGSDGKPLPTYTDTVTTIDTITGQVITKIDTFYLPEDTTLRWVGNSALKITEIAPVNLDWLDEDGGDPGWVEIYNAGSDTANLKNYTLVENRENARKWFFGNVKIAPKGFITVFCDKKNVQEVPPGDDHGNIHYRPHTNWKLEKDGGILYLIDPYYGIRDTVVYPELTSGLSWGIMNGGVWKYFDKPTPEKPNTSSTAYDGVAPEFSFAGAEGGFYNDEVTLKAPTAPEGMKIRCTRNGSAPTKDSPEFNQTITISENTVLRCAAFKDGLLTNKIVTNTYFIGEMVKMPVVAVSVDSVFFKKHYVPRSACGGDNPKTCPAGLMEDIEFPVHVEYFAAGSDSKSKTWEIDAGISLMGGWSRVADKKSVAIVMREEYEAGWLKPPADAPLFETRKEKNNKFKGFNLRNNGNRFVSDYIEDAVGGAALEGSGVDYQRSRQVVVFYNGKYWGIHDMRERYNKNYVETNYDIDAGSVEMIKILGKYDSSLTGNTVSAVSNFTALLNFVGEADFSGENNEAYAFVKTLMDVGNFADYMAAEIYYKNGDWPNNNVRAWRAPEHPWKFMIYDLDHGFGWKWGVNDGEFQASSTNMFDWIKKGGGNKPCKEQGCFANLYIKLIKNPDFVRLFLNRAAMLFQNNVNGSNIGKIVNTMVASMNSNEIERDLEKFKQEEKYYPGGFSKDGKVLVEWAESRDEKIYDEFEKEFGLSGTVSVTISANGKGSVEIEGRKISGSTYKGKFFAGNGIMLEAKAGDGAMFTNWSDGSTDNPRLVEVSDGASFTANFK encoded by the coding sequence ATGTTTTTTAAGAAAATCGCTAATGTAGCAGCCCTTGGTTGTTTGGGACTGTGTTTGTTTGGTTTGGCAGGTTGTCTTATCGATGAAGAAGCCTCGATGAATTCGGGCTCTACTGGAAGTACGGATGCTCCGGTTGGTTCCGACGGCAAGCCTTTGCCTACATATACGGATACCGTTACCACGATTGATACTATTACGGGTCAGGTCATTACAAAGATCGACACGTTCTACTTGCCTGAAGATACCACCCTTCGTTGGGTTGGCAACTCCGCTTTGAAGATCACCGAAATTGCTCCGGTGAACCTTGACTGGTTGGACGAAGATGGCGGTGATCCGGGTTGGGTCGAAATTTATAACGCAGGTTCTGATACTGCAAATCTCAAGAATTATACCCTTGTTGAAAATCGAGAAAATGCAAGAAAGTGGTTCTTTGGCAATGTGAAAATTGCTCCGAAGGGCTTTATCACTGTTTTCTGCGACAAGAAGAATGTGCAGGAAGTGCCTCCTGGTGACGACCACGGAAACATCCATTACCGTCCCCACACCAACTGGAAACTTGAAAAGGATGGTGGCATCCTTTACTTGATTGACCCGTATTATGGCATTCGCGACACTGTCGTTTATCCGGAACTTACTTCTGGTTTGAGCTGGGGTATCATGAATGGCGGTGTCTGGAAGTATTTTGACAAGCCCACGCCGGAAAAGCCCAACACTAGCTCCACCGCCTATGATGGCGTAGCTCCGGAATTCTCCTTTGCTGGTGCAGAAGGCGGCTTCTATAACGACGAAGTTACCTTGAAGGCTCCGACTGCTCCTGAGGGTATGAAGATCCGTTGCACCCGTAACGGTTCTGCTCCTACAAAGGACTCCCCGGAATTTAACCAGACGATCACCATTTCGGAAAATACCGTGCTTCGTTGCGCAGCTTTCAAGGATGGTCTCCTGACCAATAAGATTGTGACCAACACCTACTTCATTGGCGAAATGGTGAAGATGCCTGTGGTGGCTGTGTCTGTGGATTCCGTATTCTTCAAGAAGCATTATGTACCTAGGTCTGCATGTGGTGGTGATAATCCGAAAACCTGTCCTGCAGGTTTGATGGAGGATATTGAATTCCCTGTCCATGTGGAGTATTTTGCTGCTGGAAGCGATTCTAAGAGCAAAACCTGGGAAATTGATGCGGGTATTTCCTTGATGGGTGGTTGGAGCCGTGTTGCCGACAAGAAATCTGTGGCCATTGTGATGCGCGAAGAATACGAAGCAGGTTGGTTAAAACCACCTGCTGACGCACCGTTGTTTGAAACTCGAAAGGAGAAAAATAACAAGTTCAAGGGTTTCAATCTTCGCAATAATGGTAACCGTTTTGTTAGCGACTATATTGAAGATGCTGTTGGCGGTGCCGCTCTGGAAGGCTCTGGTGTGGATTACCAGCGTAGTCGTCAGGTGGTTGTATTCTATAACGGCAAATATTGGGGTATTCATGATATGCGTGAACGTTACAACAAGAACTATGTTGAAACCAACTACGATATTGATGCCGGTTCTGTTGAGATGATTAAAATTCTTGGTAAGTATGACAGTTCCTTGACTGGTAACACTGTAAGTGCAGTGAGCAACTTTACCGCACTGCTTAACTTTGTGGGTGAAGCCGATTTTAGTGGTGAAAACAACGAAGCCTATGCTTTTGTGAAAACCTTGATGGATGTTGGTAACTTTGCCGACTATATGGCTGCAGAAATCTATTACAAAAATGGTGACTGGCCCAATAACAACGTACGTGCATGGCGTGCTCCGGAACATCCCTGGAAGTTCATGATTTATGACCTTGACCATGGATTTGGATGGAAATGGGGCGTGAATGATGGTGAGTTCCAGGCTAGTTCCACCAATATGTTTGATTGGATTAAGAAGGGTGGTGGTAATAAACCGTGTAAAGAACAGGGATGCTTCGCAAACCTGTACATCAAACTTATCAAAAATCCCGATTTTGTACGTTTGTTCCTAAATCGTGCTGCAATGCTGTTCCAGAATAACGTAAATGGTTCTAACATTGGTAAGATTGTGAACACCATGGTTGCATCCATGAATTCCAATGAAATAGAACGTGACTTGGAAAAATTCAAACAGGAAGAAAAGTATTATCCGGGTGGATTCAGCAAGGATGGTAAGGTTCTTGTTGAATGGGCGGAAAGCCGCGATGAAAAAATTTATGATGAATTTGAAAAAGAGTTTGGCTTGAGTGGAACAGTGTCTGTGACTATTAGTGCCAATGGAAAGGGCTCTGTGGAAATCGAAGGAAGAAAAATTTCTGGTTCCACCTACAAGGGAAAGTTCTTTGCTGGCAATGGCATTATGCTTGAGGCCAAGGCCGGCGACGGAGCCATGTTCACAAACTGGTCTGACGGCTCCACAGACAATCCTCGCCTGGTTGAGGTTTCTGATGGTGCCTCCTTCACTGCAAACTTCAAGTAA
- a CDS encoding ubiquinone/menaquinone biosynthesis methyltransferase → MSSKKKDPNDKSYVRAMFDEISGRYDFLNHSLSCCQDILWRRACCKELRKVKPGKRLLDLCGGTGDFAVTYEKFNGTQDLAILGDFSFGMLKGAEGKKTSAVPVQLDAMKMPFQDKTFDVILNGFGMRNVPNVEVALKESARVLDEGGYLQILEFFAPRNIFNKFFYKVLAPLFIPIMGAFFSKKDAYEYLVNSVTNFLPVADFVSLAEKNGMDLVHVKPCFWGVAYRVLLKKRAV, encoded by the coding sequence ATGAGTTCCAAGAAGAAAGACCCGAATGATAAAAGCTATGTCCGTGCCATGTTCGATGAAATTTCCGGACGGTACGACTTCCTGAATCATTCATTGAGCTGTTGTCAGGATATTCTCTGGCGAAGGGCCTGCTGTAAGGAACTGAGAAAGGTAAAGCCGGGAAAGCGCCTGCTGGACTTGTGTGGTGGCACTGGGGATTTTGCGGTGACCTACGAAAAGTTTAACGGGACTCAGGACTTGGCTATCCTTGGGGATTTTTCCTTCGGGATGTTGAAGGGGGCGGAAGGCAAGAAAACTTCTGCGGTCCCTGTCCAATTGGATGCCATGAAAATGCCGTTTCAGGATAAGACCTTCGATGTGATCCTGAATGGATTTGGCATGCGTAACGTGCCCAACGTGGAAGTCGCCCTGAAGGAATCCGCCCGAGTGCTGGATGAGGGGGGCTACCTGCAGATTCTGGAATTTTTTGCGCCCAGAAATATTTTCAACAAGTTTTTCTACAAGGTTCTCGCCCCGCTGTTTATTCCCATCATGGGAGCCTTCTTTAGCAAGAAGGATGCGTACGAGTATCTTGTAAATTCCGTGACGAACTTTTTGCCGGTAGCGGATTTTGTATCCCTTGCGGAAAAGAACGGCATGGATCTGGTTCATGTGAAGCCCTGCTTCTGGGGCGTTGCCTACAGAGTGCTGCTGAAGAAGCGCGCAGTATAG
- a CDS encoding UbiX family flavin prenyltransferase, producing MSRFILGITGASGAIYVARTAMYLKRLGHSVTALVTAPGREVVAYEGQDALYDYCDELPNIDDFFAECASGSADYAGMAVVPCTMGTLGRMAAGTADNLLVRSADVCLKERRPLVIVPREMPYNLIHLENMERLTRAGAVIIPASPQFYSRPSSIEELADTVVAKVLKHLGVEGNIVEPWKGEKC from the coding sequence GTGAGTCGTTTTATTCTTGGAATCACGGGAGCTAGCGGCGCCATTTATGTGGCCCGCACGGCTATGTACCTTAAACGCCTCGGACATTCGGTAACTGCCTTGGTCACGGCGCCGGGTCGTGAGGTGGTTGCATACGAAGGCCAGGACGCTTTGTACGATTACTGCGACGAGCTTCCCAATATTGACGACTTCTTCGCAGAATGCGCCAGTGGCAGTGCCGATTACGCAGGAATGGCTGTAGTGCCTTGCACTATGGGAACTCTCGGCCGTATGGCCGCAGGAACCGCAGACAACTTGTTGGTCCGTTCTGCAGATGTATGTCTCAAGGAAAGACGTCCCTTGGTTATTGTTCCCCGGGAAATGCCTTACAACTTGATCCACCTGGAAAATATGGAACGCCTGACTCGCGCGGGGGCCGTGATTATTCCGGCATCTCCTCAGTTCTATAGCCGACCTTCTTCTATTGAAGAACTTGCGGATACTGTGGTGGCTAAAGTTCTGAAGCATTTGGGCGTTGAAGGAAATATTGTAGAACCCTGGAAGGGCGAAAAATGCTGA
- the ubiA gene encoding putative 4-hydroxybenzoate polyprenyltransferase codes for MLKKILEFGHMVRFSHSLFAMPFALGSMWVAANGFRGMSAAEIARIVVLILLCMVTARNSAMSFNRIADADIDAKNPRTAGRHLPAGRLSQKSVIAFLAVNGILFVACAFLLQPLAGALALPVWLLLLSYSYWKRFSWLCHWFLGFAIGMSPLGAWIAIRGEFALFPIFLLVILMLWMGGFDIIYATQDEEIDRQLGLHSVPARFGRKRSLQIALWSHVAMLALCVAFGFIWNMGVAWWAVTALMTAAILYIHLFRKSDDLDAMNRDFFLANVAVSVLVMIGLVVWIIMGGDVNALY; via the coding sequence ATGCTGAAGAAGATTCTTGAATTTGGACATATGGTGCGTTTCAGCCACTCGCTGTTCGCCATGCCTTTTGCCTTGGGTTCCATGTGGGTTGCCGCCAACGGATTCCGCGGAATGTCCGCCGCAGAAATTGCCCGCATCGTGGTGCTGATTCTTTTGTGCATGGTGACCGCCCGTAACAGCGCCATGAGTTTTAATCGAATTGCCGATGCGGATATCGATGCGAAGAATCCCCGCACGGCTGGGCGCCACTTGCCTGCCGGCCGTTTGAGTCAGAAGTCTGTGATCGCATTCCTCGCGGTGAACGGAATCTTGTTTGTGGCTTGCGCATTCCTGCTGCAACCTCTTGCTGGTGCCTTGGCTCTGCCTGTGTGGCTTCTGCTTCTTTCCTATTCCTATTGGAAACGCTTTAGCTGGCTCTGCCATTGGTTCCTGGGCTTTGCCATCGGTATGAGCCCTCTTGGCGCCTGGATCGCCATTCGTGGCGAATTCGCTCTTTTCCCCATTTTCCTGTTGGTGATTCTGATGCTTTGGATGGGTGGCTTTGATATTATCTATGCTACCCAGGATGAAGAAATTGACCGCCAGCTGGGCTTGCATTCCGTGCCTGCTCGCTTTGGTCGCAAGCGCTCCTTGCAGATTGCCCTTTGGAGTCATGTCGCCATGCTGGCGCTGTGCGTGGCCTTTGGCTTTATTTGGAACATGGGCGTTGCCTGGTGGGCTGTTACGGCCTTGATGACGGCAGCGATCCTCTATATTCATTTGTTTAGAAAGTCCGATGACCTGGACGCCATGAATCGTGATTTCTTCCTAGCCAATGTTGCCGTGAGTGTCCTGGTGATGATTGGCCTTGTGGTCTGGATTATTATGGGAGGCGATGTCAATGCCCTTTACTAA
- a CDS encoding biotin--[acetyl-CoA-carboxylase] ligase has protein sequence MFSPEKKFSDWKVCGFCDQPAQIFESIESTHSLTKEQAKAGLVQPGALIVANSQIAGRGRHERTWASPAGKNLYFNLLLPLDGIPPASFAQITQIAALTFSEVFLAMGAAVTVKWPNDILFEKNKFCGILAEIVFLPGAKPALNMGVGINVNSEPEEYEFLGRAVTTLKAITGKTINREILLRALVAALERALGQFKAFGISPWVQAWRKMDKFIGARGTVVVNNHCTDENHNSGEGATKKSGCILDMQPDGSLLFKTDDGETLTVYSADLEI, from the coding sequence ATGTTCTCCCCTGAAAAGAAATTTTCTGACTGGAAGGTCTGCGGATTTTGCGACCAACCCGCACAAATTTTTGAAAGCATCGAAAGCACCCACAGCTTGACGAAAGAGCAAGCTAAAGCGGGACTTGTGCAACCAGGAGCACTCATTGTAGCCAACAGCCAGATCGCTGGTCGCGGTCGTCACGAACGAACCTGGGCCTCCCCTGCAGGCAAGAACCTTTACTTCAATTTGCTCCTTCCACTGGACGGTATTCCGCCAGCAAGTTTCGCACAAATTACGCAAATCGCAGCACTGACTTTTTCCGAAGTGTTCCTGGCCATGGGAGCGGCCGTCACTGTAAAATGGCCCAACGATATCTTGTTTGAAAAAAACAAGTTCTGTGGAATCCTTGCAGAAATAGTTTTCCTGCCAGGCGCAAAACCCGCATTAAATATGGGCGTTGGAATTAACGTCAACAGCGAACCCGAAGAATACGAATTCCTCGGCCGTGCAGTCACTACACTAAAAGCAATTACCGGCAAGACCATCAACCGCGAAATTTTGCTTCGTGCTCTCGTAGCCGCCCTGGAACGAGCACTGGGCCAATTCAAGGCTTTCGGCATTTCCCCCTGGGTTCAAGCCTGGCGCAAGATGGACAAGTTCATTGGAGCCCGCGGAACCGTGGTGGTCAACAATCATTGCACAGACGAAAACCACAACAGCGGTGAAGGTGCCACAAAAAAATCAGGTTGCATTCTGGACATGCAACCTGACGGAAGTCTTTTGTTCAAGACCGACGACGGAGAAACTTTAACTGTCTATTCCGCCGACCTGGAAATCTAA